From the genome of Armatimonadota bacterium:
TCGAGACAATTCATCCGTTTTTGGACGGCAACGGCAGAATTGGACGTTTGCTGATAACGCTGCACTTATTGTCAAAGGGTATTCTGGACAAACCTACACTATATTTGTCCGATTTCTTCGAGAAACATAAGGCATCATACTACGACGCGCTTACCATGGTACGCCAGACAAATGATATTCAGCAATGGGTCAGGTTCTTCCTGGTGGGAGTTAAAAGTGTAGCACAGAACAGTAAAGATACTCTCAAGCAAATTGTTGCACTTAGAGTAGTAACTGAAAGAAAGCTGTTGGACACAGGCAAGCGGCTGCAAAAGTGTCAGGAAATGTTGAAGTTTCTTTACTCAAACCCAATTGTAACAAGCAAAGACATTCAAAGACATATGAACATAACGCATCCAACAGCAAATGAGTTGTTAAAAGCATTCATAAAACGCGGTGTGCTCACCGAAACCGAAAAACCATTCAGAAGCAGAGCATTTTGTTTCGTGCAATACTTGGATCTGTTCAAGTCATAATGTCGAAACGTTTAACGTATCTTCTGAGCCATCATGATCCCGCAGATAGTCTTGGCGTCCTTGATGCCTCCTGAGCGTATCAGTTCCACAGCATCATCTATGCTAACCTCGACGATATCTATAAACTCATCATCCTCAGGGCGCGCCTGGATCTTTTCAAGATTTTCGGCCAGAAACATATGCAGCATCTCGCTGGAATAGCCCGGGGCAAGGTATGAGCAGAATAGGGGGGTGAGCTTGCCCGCCTTGTAGCCTATCTCCTCTTCCAGCTCACGGGACACACAGTGCACAGGCTCCTCGTTTGCTTCAAGCGTCCCGGCGGGCAGCTCAAGCAGGATTTCACCCGCCGCCTGCCTGAACTGCCTGACCATAACGATCCTGTCGCTGTCGAGCATCGGCACGGCAGCCACAGCCCCTCTGTGAACCACAACCTCGCGGGTCGATTGCCTGCCGCTCGGCAGCCGAACAGTGTCCACTCTCAGCTTAATCAACCGCCCTTCAAATGCTATTCGGCTGTCTATTGTCTCTTCTTTTAACTCCATTTGCCTTATTCCTACTTCTGTTGAAACTTTCTGGTCTCGATAACAACCCTTGTCCTGCGGTCGGGGGTCTTGGGAAGGACCTGGACCACGTCGTCGATTGCATCGCTCGGGCCACTGATCTGGACGCCGTCGTCGCACATGTAAGTCGTCTTACGGGCTGTGCGCTCCGCCCATGCGCGGTCTGGTGTAAACGTGGTCTCGGTTAGTCCTTTATCGAGCAGCCTGCCGATATACTCCTCGCGCTGCCTGTCGTCCTTTATAGCCTCTGCGGCTATTGCTTCTACATCCATCTCCTCGGTCTGAGCGAGGGTTCGCACGGCGTTGCGTAGCTGAGTCGCTTCTTCTTCTTCAAGCGCCTCTTCGTTCTGCGTGATCCATTTCTCGGTCTCTTTTACCACAAGCTGGGTCATCTCACGCGGGGTCGCGACTTCAGTCGCTTCCAAAAATGCTTCCAGCCACATTTGAGTTGTCTCAGAGTCCTCGTCTTTGGAGGCGGGCTGGTTTCGCATTATTACGTCGTAGCGGGTCTCATCATCGTAAGGCCGAACGATGGCATAGCGTAAAAGCTGGCGGGTCGGGTCGGGCAGAATCTGAAGCTGCTCGAAATCTCCTCCGCCGCGCTTTACGAACGCCTTTACCGGGTCCATCTTGAGCAGCGCCAGGTAACGGTCCTCTGTATCGAGATCGGTAAAGAGGGCGATGGCGAGAAACGCCTGCACCTGGGACGACTTTTCCATCTGATGGCCGAACCACATGCCTATCACTTTGCACTGCTCCACAAATGTATCGGGGGCCTCGATAATATGAGCGGCGCATGTGGAAATAGTGGTCTCAGAGCTGTTGAACTTGGCTGTCTTAGCGCTCGATGATTTGACGCAGTTGCGTATGTGCTCCTCAAAAAAGTGCCGCAGACCCTCGGAAAGGGTCTCTTCCTTCTCGGCGATATCCGGCTCGTCCGAGAGATTGTTTATTCCATGGATGACAAGGCGATTAAGTTCAATCGCTTCGATTGATTGCATTAACATGAACCTCCAATTATTGACCAATACCTCTTCAACGCGCGCAGAGCCTTTCCCTTGCAGGATAGAGAGAAGAAATGAATAAGTAGGAGATATGGAAAGTTGGCAGCCATCAAATCTATCGTGGTCGTT
Proteins encoded in this window:
- a CDS encoding NUDIX hydrolase is translated as MELKEETIDSRIAFEGRLIKLRVDTVRLPSGRQSTREVVVHRGAVAAVPMLDSDRIVMVRQFRQAAGEILLELPAGTLEANEEPVHCVSRELEEEIGYKAGKLTPLFCSYLAPGYSSEMLHMFLAENLEKIQARPEDDEFIDIVEVSIDDAVELIRSGGIKDAKTICGIMMAQKIR
- a CDS encoding nucleoid-associated protein, which gives rise to MQSIEAIELNRLVIHGINNLSDEPDIAEKEETLSEGLRHFFEEHIRNCVKSSSAKTAKFNSSETTISTCAAHIIEAPDTFVEQCKVIGMWFGHQMEKSSQVQAFLAIALFTDLDTEDRYLALLKMDPVKAFVKRGGGDFEQLQILPDPTRQLLRYAIVRPYDDETRYDVIMRNQPASKDEDSETTQMWLEAFLEATEVATPREMTQLVVKETEKWITQNEEALEEEEATQLRNAVRTLAQTEEMDVEAIAAEAIKDDRQREEYIGRLLDKGLTETTFTPDRAWAERTARKTTYMCDDGVQISGPSDAIDDVVQVLPKTPDRRTRVVIETRKFQQK